In Actinoplanes lobatus, the DNA window TTGCTGCCGCCGGCGAAGTGCGCCACGAAGACCAGGGCCAGCGTGAGCGGGAACCACGGCGCGAACGCGACACCCAGGTAGCCGACGCCGTACAGGCCCATGGACAGGGCCAGGCCGGGCAGCAGCCAGGACGGGCGGGTCAGCACCGGGCGCATCACCAGCGGCCCGATCAGGGCGCCCAGGCCGCGCAGCGCGAACAGCAGGCCGACGCCCAGCGCCCCGGCCCCGTGCGCCGCCGCGATCAGCGGGAACACGGTCAGCACCCCGTTGCCGAGGCCGACCGCCGACTTCACCGTCACGAGAGCCCGCAGGCGGGGGCGCAGGGCGATGTGCCGCAGCGACTCGAGCAGGGCGGTCATGGCCCGGGCCGGCTCGCCGTCGCCGCTGCGCGGCGCCTGCATCGGACGCCGGATCAGGGCGGTCAGCAGGCTTCCGGTGAGCAGGCAGACGGCGGTCACGGCAAAGCAGGCGTACGGGCTGAAGACGCTGCTCACCACGCCACCGAGGGACGCGCCAACCACGGTCATGGTGCCCCACGCGGAGCCGGCGACGGTGTTCGCGGCCGGCAGGTCGGCGGGGTCCACCAGGTTGGGCAGGGCGGCCGACGCGGCCGGCGAGTAGAACGCCTTCGACACCGCGATGGCCCCGACCGCCACCAGGGCGAGCGGGGCGGTCGCCGCGGAGCGCACCGCGAACAGCAGCAGCACCGACACGAAGGCCGCGGCGTTCGAGACGATCAGGATCCGGCGGCGGTCCACCCGGTCGGCGACCGTGCCGGTGAAGGGCAGCAGCAGCGCGAGGATGCCGGTGTCCACGGCCAGCACCAGAGCGCCCAGCTGGCCACCGCCGGTCAGCTCCGGCAGCAGCACGAGCAGCGGCACCATGACGAACCAGTCCGCCCCGAAGACCACCAGCTCAGCGGCGAACAACCGGCGGAAGTCCCGGTTACGGGTAAGGACCGAGAAGTCTGCTGGCACGTACCGAAGTGTAGATACGCCGATGCCCGGCCGCGGTGGGCCGGGCATCGGTTCGGATCTCGCCTACTCGGCCGGGTTCGCCGGCTTCCGCGGCATCTTCAGCACCTCGAACTGGTCGGTCAGGCCGCGCAGCGCGGACTTCCCACCGGTCTCCGGGACCTCGTGCGCACCGCCGCTGGAGTCCGGCGCCACACCGGCCGGCACCAGGTCGTCGACGGGCTTGTCGGCGGCGTGCTTCGGCTCACCGGCGGCCTGTCCCTTGATCAGCCGCTTCGCCTGCCGCTTGGCCCGGCTCTTCTCCTTCCGGTTCTCCACCATGGTGTAGAGGGTCGGCACCAGGATCAGGGTCAGCAGGGTCGAGCTGACCAGGCCGCCGATCACCACGATGGCCAGCGGCTGGGAGATGAATCCGCCCTCGCCGGTGAGGCCCAGCGCCATCGGGATGAGCGCGAAGATGGTGGCGATCGCGGTCATCAGGATCGGCCGCAGCCGGTGCCGGCCACCCTCGATCACCGCCTCCTGCACGCCGTACCCGGCGGCCCGGTAGTGGTTGATCAGGTCCATCAGCACGATGGCGTTGGTCACCACGATGCCGACCAGCATGAGCACACCGATCAGGGCCGGCACGCCGAGCGCGGTGCCGGTGATCAGCAGCAGGATGATCGCGCCGGTCGCCGCGAACGGGATGGACACCAGCAGGATCACCGGCTGGATCAGGCTGCGGAAGGTGGCCACCATGATCACGAAGACGATCGCGATGGCGGCGAGCACGGCCAGGCCGAGCTGCCCGAACGCCTCCTGCTGGTCGGCGCTGACGCCACCGACGGCCCACTCGGCGCCGGCCGGCAGGTCGAGCTCCTCCAGGGCGGCGGTCAGGTCCTGGTTGATCTCGGTGAGGTTGTCGCCGGTGACCGTGCCGGTCACGGTGACGGTACGGCTGCCGTCCACCCGGTTGATCTCGACCGCGCCGTCCACCTGCTTGACGTCGGCGACCTGGTCCAGCGGGACCACGCCGCGCGGGGTGGTGAGCGGAACGGCGCGCAGTGCGGCCGTGTCGGTGGGCGCCGTGCCGAACGAGATCACCACGTCCTGGGTGGTGCCGTCGACGTTGATCTGACCGGCCGGGGCGGACTGGAACAGCGCCGCCACGTTCTGGGCGATCTGCGCCTCGGTGAGGCCCACCTGCGCGGCGGCCTTGCGGTCCACCACCACGTCGAGACGCGGCACGCTCTCGGCGAGCGAGGTGTCGATGTCGGCGACCCCGGCCACCCCGGCCATCGCGGTACGGACCTGCTCGGTGGCCGTGGTGAGGACCTCGTTGTCGGGGGCGGTCACCGAGACGGACAGCTGGCTGCTGCCGAGGCCGGAGCTCTCCTGACCGATCTTGATCTCACCGGCGCCGGACAGCGCGTCGAACTTCCTGTCCAGCTCGTCGGAGATCTCCGCGGCGTCCGCGTCCTCCTCCAGCGCCACGTTGTAGCTGGCGGTGCCGGCGCCGCCGCCACCCGCGAACGGGTTGGCCGAGCTGCCGCCGACGGTCACCTGGTACGTCTTGACGCCGTTCTGGTCGGCGAGGATCGCCTCGACCTGCTTGGCCGCCTCGTCGGTGGCCGCCAGGCTGGTGCCGGCCGGCATCTCCTGGCTGATCGTGATGCTGTCCTGCCCCGACTCGTCGAGGAAGTTGGTCTCCAGCCGGGTGCTCAGGGCGAACGTGCCGATCAGCACCGCGATGCCGATGAGCACCGTGGTCCAGCGCTTCGTGGTGGCGAACCGGATCACCGGCAGGTAGCCGCGCTGGAGCGGGCTGCGCAGCTCCTTCTCCTCGGCGGCCTTGCGGATCGCCTCGGTGTCGGCGCCGGCCGGCGGCGGCTTGAGGAACCAGTACGCCAGCACCGGCACGATCGTCAGCGACACCACGAGGGAGGCCAGCAGGGCCACCGTCACGGTGATCGCGAAGGACGAGAAGATCTGCCCGACCAGGCCGCCCACCAGGGCGATCGGCGCGAACACGGCGACCGTGGTGAGGGTCGAGGCGACCACCGCGCCGGCCACCTCACGAACCGCCGTGAGGATGGCGTGGACCTTCTCCTCGCCGTACTCGAGATGGCGTTTGATGTTCTCCAGGACGACGATCGAGTCGTCCACCACCCGGCCGATCGCGATGGTCAGCGCGCCCAGGGTGAGCAGGTTGAGGGTGTAGTCGCCGACCCAGAGCGCGATCAGCGCGATCAGCACGGACAGCGGGATGGACACCGCGGTCACCAGGGTGGACCGGACGCTCATCAGGAAGATCAGGATGACCACGACCGCCATCAGCAGGCCGAGCAGGCCCTCGGTGGTGAGGCTCTCGATCGAGCGCTCCACATACGGCGCCTGGTCGGTGATGACGGTCAGCGTCGCGCCGGACGCCTTCTCCAGGTCGAGCAGCATGTCCCGGACCTCGTGCGAGATGTCCACCGGGTTGCCGTCCGGCCGTGCGGTGACCGCGATGCCGAGGCTGTTCACCCCGTCGGTCCGGGTGTACGACTCCGCGGGCGGCAGCTTGCTCTCCACGGCGGCCACGTCACCGAGCCGCACCGGCCCGCGCGAACCGGTCAGGTAGACGTCCTTGAGCTGGTCGACGGTGGTGATCGGGGTGCCCACCTGCACGGTCAGCGACTTGTCGCCCTCGACCACGGTGCCGGCCGGGATGGAGACGCCGTTGGCCTGGAGCACCGTGGTGAGCGAGGCGGGGCTGACCCCGGCCGCGCCCATCTTCGCCATGTCCGGAGTGATCACCACTTCCAGGGCGCGGGCGCCGGTGACCTGGGTGTCGCGGACACCCTCGATGCCGTTGAGCTCGGGCACCACGGTCTCGTTGAGCGCGGCGAGCAGCTCGGCCTCGTCCTTGTCACCGGACGAGGCGGCCAGCACGATCGCCGGGATGTCGTCGGTGCCGCCCGCGAAGACGGTCGGGTCGACGTTCTCCGGCAGCTGCTGCTGGATCCGGTTCACCGAGGTGGTGACCTGGTTGACGGCGGACTCGATGTCCGTACCGAACTCGAAGAGCACGACGACGCTGGACACGTTCTCGCGCGAGGTCGAGGTCACGCTGTCGATGCCGTCGATGCCCTTGACCGCGTCCTCGATCGGCTTGGTCACCTGTTCCTCGACCGCTTCCGGCGAGGCTCCGGGCAACACCGCGCTCACGAACGCGGCGGGCAGCTCGATCGAGGGGAAGAGCTGCTGCTTGAGGGACGGGATGGCGTAGAGCCCGAAGCCGCTGATCACGATGGCGATCAGGGCGACGAGACCTCGGTTGGCAAGACTTAACCGTGTCAGTGCTGACATGGGGGCTCCCCCGAGAAAGGTTCGGTCGATACTGATAGTTTGCATGACGCGAACAAATGGTTTTCGCCGGGGTTCCACTGGTACCGTCCGAGGTCGGATGGACCCGTACCGGCCATCAGCACGTCACAAGAGGAGCACGCGGTGGGCGAGAAGGAACAGCTCATCGCGGACATCATGGGCGCGCAGATCCGGATGGAGCACCTGTTCGCCGGAGACCGGTCGGATCCTCTCTTCTCCTCGCACCTGACCATGTCGCAGCTGAAGATCATGCTGCTGCTGGCCCGGCGCGGCACGATCGCCGGCGGCGAGCTGGCCCGGCTGGTCGGCGTGGGAGCGGCCGCGCTCAGCGGCATGATCGACCGGCTGGTCGTGCAGGAGCTGGTCACGCGCACGGAGGACGTGCACGATCGGCGGGTTCGCCGGATCGGGCTGACCAAGGCGGGCACCGAGCTCATCGACGGCATCATCACGGCGGGCGCGGCGAAACAGCGCGAGCTCCTCAGCCGTCTCTCAGCCGAGGAGCTCGCGATCGTCGCTCAAGCGATGGAACTGCTGCTCCGGGAGGCGGCCGCGTGCCCGCCCCCGGAGCCCGAGGACTAGGCCAGGTCCAGCGCCTTCGCCGCGATCAGCGCGTCGTTCGCGATGACGGTCGGCGACGGGGCGGTGGAGATCGCCCACTCCGGGTCCTTCAGGCCGTGCCCGGTCACCGTGCAGACCACCCGGGAACCGGCCGGGATCTTCCCGGCCTCCGCCTGCTGGAGCAGACCGGCCACGCTGGCCGCGCTGCCCAGCTCGACGAAGACACCCACCTCGCGGGCCAGCAGGCGGTACGCGTTCAGGATGTCCCGGTCGGTGACCGCCGAGATCAGGCCGCCCGAGGCGTCCCGCGCGTCCAGCGCCTTGGTCCAGCTGGCCGGGTTCCCGATCCGGATCGCGGTGGCGATCGTCGACGGATTCTCGACCACCTTGCCGTTCACGATCGGCGCGGCGCCCGAGGCCTGGAAGCCGTACATCTTCGGCAGCCGGGTGCTGTTCCCGGCCGCCCGGTCCTCCTGATAGCCCATCCAGTAAGCGGAGATGTTGCCGGCGTTGCCGACCGGCAGGCAGTGGATGTCCGGCGCGTCACCGAGCGCCTCGACGATCTCGAAGGCGGCCGTCTTCTGGCCGTGCAGCCGGAAGATGTTCACCGAGTTGACCAGCGCGACCGGGTAGTCCTGGGACAGCTTCGAGGCGAGCGCCAGGCAGTCGTCGAAGTTGCCGTCCACCTGGAGCAGCCGGGCGCCGTGCACGAGCGCCTGGGCCAGCTTGCCCAGCGCGATCTTGCCCTGCGGCACGAGCACCGCGCAGGTGATGCCGGCGCGGGCCGCGTACGCCGCCGCGGAGGCGCTGGTGTTGCCGGTCGAGGCGCAGATGATCGCCTTGGCGCCCTCCTCGACGGCCTTCGACACGGCCATCGTCATGCCCCGGTCCTTGAACGAACCGGTCGGGTTGGCGCCCTCCACCTTGAGGTAGACGTCGGCGCCCGTGCGCTGGGACAGCACCGGCGCCGGCACCAGCGGGGTGTTCCCCTCGTGCAACGAGACCACCGGGGTGGCGTCGGTGACCGGCAGCCGGTCCCGGTACGCCTCGATCAAGCCCCGCCACATGGCCGTACTCCTCACTCGCGTGTCAATCTTCGGGAATTTCCGGCCATTATTCAGGACGGTGGCAGACAGCCTCTACGTTGTTCCCGTCCGGGTCGCGAACGAAGGCGCCGTAGTAGTGCTCGTGGTACTCCGGGTGCAGGCCCGGCTCGTGCAGCACCTCGGCCCCGGCCTCGACCGCGGCCCGGAAGAAGGCGTCGACCGCGGACCGGTCGGCCGCGGCGAAGGCGATGTGGCTCTCGCGGAAACCCTCGCCCTCGTTGAACTCGCCGATCCAGAAATCCGCGTGGTCCGAGCCGTACCCGATCGCGACCTTGAAGTCCATCAGCCGGCTGCCGCCCAGCGGCGCCAGCACGGCGTCGTAGAAGGCGGCGCTGCGCGACAGATCGGCGCATTGGAACCCGACGTGGTCCAGCATCAGCCGGCCCCTCCCTCGACACGCAGCACACTGGCGATCGACCGGACGATGTCCAGCCGGGACAGCGAGTCCACGGTCGCGGCGAGGGCCGCGTCGGGCGCGCTGTGGGTGACGATCACCAGCTTCGCGTCGTCCGCCCGGCCGGACTGGCGGACCGTCGCGATGGACACCTCGTGCTGGGCGAACACCCCGGCCACGCTGGCCAGGACGCCCGGCTTCTCGGCCACGTCCAGGCTGATGTGGTAGCGGGTGAGCGACTCGCCGATCGGGCGGACCGTCAGCTTGGCGTAGTTGCTCTCGCTCGGCGCCCGGGCCCCGGTCAGCCGGTTGCGGGCCGCCGCCACGATGTCGCCGAGCACCGCGCTGGCGGTCGGGCGGCCACCCGCGCCGCGGCCGTAGAACATCAGCGGCCCGGCCGCCTCGGTCTCCACGAACACCGCGTTGAAGGCATCACCGACGCCGGCCAGCGGGTGGCTGAGCGGGATCATCGCCGGGTGCACCCGGACGCTCACCGAATCGGCGCCGCGCTGCGCGATGCAGAGCAGCTTGATGGTGCAGCCCATCTCCTTGGCGCTGGCCATGTCGCCGGCGGTCACCGCGGTCATGCCCTCACGGAACACGTCGGCGGCGGTGACCCGGGTGTGGAACGCCAGCGAGGCGAGGATGGCGGCCTTGGCGGCGGCGTCGAAGCCCTCCACGTCCGCGGTCGGGTCGGCTTCCGCGTACCCCAGCTCGGTGGCCTCCTCGAGGGCCTCGTTGAAGCCCGCGCCGGTGGCGGCCATCGAGGAGAGGATGAAGTTGGTCGTGCCGTTCACGATGCCGGTGACCGCGGTCACGCGGTCGCCGTGCAGCGACTCGCGCAGCGGGCGCAGCAGCGGGATCGCCCCGGCCACCGACGCCTCGTAGTAGAGATCGGCGCCGCCCTCGGCGGCGGCGTCGTGCAGCGCGCCGCCGTCCTCGGCGAGCAGCGCCTTGTTGGCCGTGATGACGCTCTTGCCGGCCCGGAGCGCCTCGACCAGCCAGGTCCGGGCGGGCTCGATGCCGCCGACGACCTCGATGACCACGTCCACGTCGTCGCGCTTGATCAGGCCGAGGGCGTCGGTCGTGAACAGCGACGGGTCGACCGGCAGGTCGCCGCGCTCACGGCCGGGACGCCGCACCGCGATGCCGGCGATTTCCAGAGGGGCGCCGATCCGGGCGGTCAGGTCCTCCTGCTGCTCGTGCAGCAGACGGACGACCTCGGAACCGACGATGCCGCACCCCAGCAGGGCGAGGCGGACCGATTTGGCGGGGCTCATCCAACATCCAATACAAGCAGGTCGTCCTCGGTCTCCCGCCGCACGATGACGCGTGCCGCGCCGTCGCGCACCGCCACCACGGGTGGCCGAGGAACGTGGTTGTAGTTGCTGGCCATACTCCGGCAGTAGGCGCCGGTCCCGGGGACCGCAATAAGATCTCCGGGCTGCACGTCGGCGGGCAGGAATTCATCCTTCACGACGATGTCCCCGGACTCACAATGTTTTCCCACCACTCGGGCCAGCATAGGGGTCCCGGCGCTGCTGCGATTGGCGAGCGTGGCGGAATAGGAGGCGTCGTAAAGGGCGGTCCGGATGTTGTCGCTCATGCCGCCGTCGACACTCACGTAGGTCCGGATGCCATCGACGTCCTTGACCGTCCCCACCTCGTACAACGTGAAGACCGACGGGCCCACGACGGCCCGCCCCGGCTCGATCGACAGGTGCGGCTTGCGCAGCGACGCCAGCTCGCACTCGGACTCGACGATCTTGTTGATCCGCTTCGCCAGGTCTCCAGGGGTCGACGGATCGTCCTGAGTGGTGTAAGCGATACCGAATCCACCGCCGAGGTCCAGCTCCGGCAGCTCCACGCCGCGCGCGTCCCGGATCTGCGCCTGGAGCTCCAGGATCCGCCGGGCGGCCACCTCGAACCCACTGGTGTCGAAGATCTGCGAGCCGATGTGCGAGTGCAGGCCGCGCAGGTCCAGCGCGCCCTCGTCGAGGATCTGCGCGGCGGCCGCGAACGCCGCCCCGCCGGCCAGCGAGAAGCCGAACTTCTGGTCCTCGTGCGCGGTCGCGATGAACTCGTGGGTGTGCGCCTCGACGCCGACGGTCACCCGGATCAGCACGCCGGGCCGCTTGTTCAGCTCGCCGGCCAGGGCGGTCAGGCGGTCGATCTCATGGAACGAGTCGACGATGATCCGGCCCACCCCGGCCTCCAGGGCCCGGCGCAGCTCGCTCTCCGACTTGTTGTTGCCGTGGAAGCCGATCCGCTCGGCCGGGAACCCGGCCGCCAGCGCCACCGCCAGCTCGCCACCGGAGCAGACGTCGAGGAAGAGCCCCTCCTCGTCGATGATCCGGACGACGGCCTTGCAGATGAACGACTTGCCGGCGTAGTAGACGTCGGCCCCGGCGAAGGCGGCCGCGAAGTCCCGGCAGCGGGCCCGCAGATCGTCCTCGTCCAGCAGGTACGCCGGGGTGCCGTAGTCGGCGGCCAGGTCGAGGACGTTCACGCCGCCGATCTCCAGGGACCCGGCCGCGGTACGGTTCACGGTCCGCGGCCACAGCTGCGGCACGAGGGCGTTCACGTCCTCCGGGCTACGCAGCCAGGCCGGCCCGCGGCTGCCGAGGTCACCGTGCAGGGCCCCGGCCTCGTGTGCGCGCATGCTCTACATCCTCTCCGGCGCGGAGACCCCGAGGAGGGCCAACCCGTTGGCGATCACCGTACGAGTGGCGTCGTTGAGCCACAGCCGGGCACGGTGTCCGTCGGTGACCGGGTCGTCGGCGTTCTTGGGCGTGATCCGGCAGGCCGGCTCATCGTAGAAGCGGTGGTAGGCGCCGGCGATCTTCTCCAGCAGCCGGGCGACATGGTGCGGCTCCCGGTGCTCGGCCGCGAAGGCGACGGTCTCCGGGTACTCGCCGAGCGTCTTGAGGAGCTCGTTGTCCTTCTCGTTGTCGAGCAGGTCGGCACGGAAGTCGCCGGGCTCGCCGCGGGTCACACCCAGCGACTCCGCCTGCCGGGCGGCGCTGGCCGTCCGGGCCGCGACGTACTGCACGTAGTACACCGGGTTCTCCCGGCTGGCCCGGGTCCACAGGTCGATGTCGATGTCGATCGGGGAGTCCGAGGAGTAGCGGGCCAGCGCGTACCGGGTGGCGTCGACGCCCAGCGCCTCGACGAAGTCCTCCAGGGTGACCACGGTCCCGGCCCGCTTGCTCATCCGCACCGGCTCGCCGTCACGGACCAGGTTGACCATCTGGCCGATCAGGATCTCCAGGTTCTTCGCCGGGTCGTCGCCGAAGCACGCGGACATCGCCTTCATCCGGCCGATGTAGCCGTGGTGGTCGGCGCCCAGCATGATCACGACCCGCTCGAAGCCGCGCTTGCGCTTGTCCAGGTAGTAGGCGCAGTCGGCGGCGAAGTACGTCCAGTCGCCGTCGGACTTGCGCAGCACCCGGTCCTTGTCGTCACCGAAGTCGGTGGTGCGCAGCCAGGTCGCGCCGTCCTGCTCGAAGATGTGCCCCTGCTCGCGCAGCCGGTCCAGGGCCTCCTGGAGCTCGCCGCGGTCGTGCAGGTCCTTCTCGTTGAAGTAGGTGTCGAAGTGCACGCCGAACTCGGTCAGCGACTTCTTGATCTCGGCGAACATCAGGTCGACGCCGACCCGCCGGAAGGTCTCCTGCGCGGCCTCCGGATCCTGGGACAGCACCTCCGGCTCGACCTTGACCACGTCGGCCGCGATCTCGGCGATGTAGGCGCCGCCGTAGCCGTCCTCCGGCGCCGCCTCGCCCTTGGCGGCGGCCAGCAGCGAGCGGGCGAACCGGTCGATCTGCGAGCCGGCGTCGTTGAAGTAGTACTCCGTGCCGACGTCGGCGCCGGCGGTGCGCAGCACCCGGGAGAGGGCGTCGCCCACGGCGGCCCAGCGGACCCCGCCGATGTGCACCGGACCGGTCGGGTTGGCCGACACGAACTCCAGGTTGACACGCTCTCCGGCGAGCCGGTCGGTACGCCCGTAGGCTGAACCGGCGAGCACGATGTCGCGGGCCAGCACGCCGGCCGCGGCGGCGTCGAGCCGGATGTTCAGGAAGCCGGGACCCGCGATCTCCACCGATTTGACGCCGTCCCGGCGGCCCAGCTCCTCGGCCAGCGCCGCGGCCAGCTCACGTGGGGCGACCCCGACCTTCTTGCCCAGTTGGAGGGCGAGCGTCGAGGCGTAGTCGCCGTGCTCGGGGTTACGTGGCCGCTCCATCGTCGTCGTGGCGGGCAGCGCGCCGACGTCGAGTCCACGCGTCTCGAAAACGGCACGAGCGGCTGAGAGAACCGTGTCAGCAAGGTTGGCGGGAGTCACTCAACCATGCTATCGGGGGTAGACTTCGTCGTTCGGCGGCCACCCGAGCCCCGCCCCTCCCCATTCAGACGAATCGACGAGGCACGATGAGCATGAGCACGCCGGGGCCCGAACGGGTCCCGTCCACCGTCAAGGTCGACAAGACCACCGGCCAGGGCAAGCCGCCTGCGGCGAGGTCCGGCGCGAGCCGGCCAGGGGGCAACCGGCCCGCCGGAAAGGGCGGGAAGGGCGGAAAGGGTCGCAAGCCGGTCACTCCGGTCAAGGTGGCCGGCGGACGCAACTGGGGACCGATCGCGGTCGCCGGTGTCGTCGTCCTGATCGCGGTCGGCATCATCGGCTGGGGTGTCGTCGCATCGATCCAGCAGGAGAAGAAGCAGTCCGTGCCGTGGGCCGACCGGGCCGCCGCGATCGCCGGCATCACCAACTTCCGCGAGTCGAACCCGGATCTGGTGAAGGGCAGCCAGCACAAGAACGGCAAGCTGTCGTACGAGCAGCAGCCCCCCGTCGCCGGTGAGCACAACCCGAGCTGGCAGAACTGCAACGGCGTCGTCTACTCCGAGCCGATCGCGAACGAGCACGCGGTGCACAGCATGGAGCACGGCACCGTCTGGGTGACCTACAAGCAGGGCCTCCCCGAGGACCAGGTGGAGAAGCTGGCCGACCGGGTCGAGGGCAAGGAGAAGCTCATGCTGAGCCCGGTGCCCGGCCTGAGCAGCAACGTCTCCCTCCAGGCCTGGGGCTACCAGCTGAAGGTCGACTCGGTGGACGACCCGCGGATCGACGAGTTCATCCAGTCGCTGCGGATCAACGCGTCGATCGAGGGCCCGACCGCGGCCTGTGACGGCGGCGTGTCGGCCACCGGCGTCGTCCCGCAGAGCTGACCTTGTCCACGGAGAAACGCCGCTTCGGCTACTGGCTGCCCGCGACCCTGGTGGTCGGCCTGCTGCTGGGCGTGGCGATCGGATTCCTGATCCCCCGCGGCGAGGACCTGCCGGCCGACGACTCCGCAGAGGCCGGCTTCGCCCGGGACATGTCCACCCACCACTCGCAGGCCGTGGAGATGGGCATGATCGCCTACACCCGCGCGACCAACGACGAGGTCCGGATGATGGCCCGCGACATCGCTCTCACCCAGCAGGGTCAGATCGGCATGTTCCAGGCGTGGCTGCGCGAGTGGGATCTCCAGCCGACCGGCTCGAAGCCGGCCATGTCGTGGATGCCGGGCGGGGCGGAGAGCGTGAAGGACGGCCTGATGCCCGGCATGGCCACCCCGGAGGAGCTGAAGCAGCTCCGGGAGGCCACCGGTCTCGACGAGGACCGCCTCTTCATGAAGCTGATGATCAACCACCACCTGGGCGGCATCCACATGGCCCAGGAGGTGGTGGAGCTGAGCGACGACCCGGAGGTCGTCGAGTCGGCGAAGCTGTCCATCAACAGCCAGCAGCGCGACCTGACCGACATGCAGGATCTCCAGAAGCGGCTCGAAACCGCCTCCTGACCTGTGCTTACCGATGGGCCGCCGGCATCACGCCGGCGGCCCGCCGTGTTTTCGCGATACCGATTGGCCGGGGCCTCCGGAGCCCTGCTAGGCTCATCCTCACTGAGCCCCCGTAGCTCAGGGGATAGAGCGTCGCCCTCCGGAGGCGAAAGCGCAGGTTCGAATCCTGCCGGGGGCACTTAACAAACCTGCGCACCACCGTAAGGCCCGCTGCCGTCGCAGCGGGCCGTTTGCGTTGTCACAGCCGGCAGGATCGGCTGAACGCTCATGTCCGCTCACTTAGGACGTGTTCCGGGGAGTTGGACCAGTACAGTGCGTAGTTGTCGACGCGGTCCGCCCCGGCTGCGCGGGAGGTAGGTCGACGCGCCGCGTAGAGCGCCTGGAGGAGTCCAGCGACCGGCGCGGACGGACGTGGCCGACCACCACCATCCCGCCCGTCCGCGGGCATCCGCGCAGAAAGACTCGTCATGCCGACCAGCACCGTCGTCGTAGGATCCACCGTCGGGCTGCACGCCCGGCCCGCCGGCATCATCGCCGCCGCCGTCAACGAGATGGGCGAAGAGGTGAGCCTGGCCATTCCCGGTGGTGATCCGGTCGATGCCGGCTCGGCGATGCTCATCATGGCTCTCGGCGCCGCCCTGGGAGACAGCGTCGAGGTCTCCAGTCCGTCGCAGTCCGCGCACGACAGGATCGCCGCTCTCCTCGCCCAGGACCTGGACGCCTGACCGCGGCCGGCGCATGAACGGGCACAGGTCCTCCGCCCTGGGTGATGGCGCCGATGGTCGCCACCGTGGCCGAGGCGGCGACCTTCGCCGGCCGGGTCCGCCGGTACGGCCTGACCGCCGCGCTCAGCCGGCTGACGGAATGAGCAGCCGGCCGGTCGCGCCGAGGGCGGCGGCCGCCTGGGAGACCTGGCCGGCGTCGGTGACGAAGGAGGCACCCGGGTCGTCGCCGGATCCGAGGGCCACGCGTGCCCCGGCCCCGGCGACGCGCCGCTTCGCCGACAGGTGGATCGCGTCCACGCCGGCGGCCGTCAGCGCCGGGATGTCGTCCAGGCGGACGCCGCCCCCGGCCATGATCTCGATCCGTCCCGCGGACTGGTCCGCCAGGCCGGCGAGCTCGCCGGCCGCCTGACCGGCGGCGGCCTTGCCGCCCGATGTCAGCACCCGGTCGACCACGCCGAGGTCGAGCAGCTCCGCCAGGGCGTGGGTGACCGAGGCGACCTGGTCGAACGCACGGTGGAAGGTCACCGTCACCTGTGGGGCGCTCTCCCTGGCGGTATCCGCCAGCAGGCGCAGCGCGGCCGTGTCGACGTCGCCGTCGCCGGTGAGGGCACCCACCACGACCCCCTGGGCGCCGGCGCGGCAGACCGCCCGGACCTCC includes these proteins:
- a CDS encoding copper homeostasis protein CutC, yielding MTALEIAVTSAQGARTAYRCGADRVELCAALEVGGLTPSAGLLDTTLAGLAELASPVPDAGHPWQGVHVLIRPRPGDFVYDADDLATAAAEVRAVCRAGAQGVVVGALTGDGDVDTAALRLLADTARESAPQVTVTFHRAFDQVASVTHALAELLDLGVVDRVLTSGGKAAAGQAAGELAGLADQSAGRIEIMAGGGVRLDDIPALTAAGVDAIHLSAKRRVAGAGARVALGSGDDPGASFVTDAGQVSQAAAALGATGRLLIPSAG